One window from the genome of Anopheles coluzzii chromosome X, AcolN3, whole genome shotgun sequence encodes:
- the LOC120958964 gene encoding signal transducer and transcription activator isoform X1: MSLWARVNQLPQPILEQIRFIYGSNFPIEVRHYLADWIEERLLNAPVYTNDQEAVYEQDAANFLNQLIMELERTAINLPESNFTIKIRLNESARNFRQLFSHNPAQLYQHLMNCLHRERQCVAYPDECVNVQDPEVTEVFNAVQQLQIMVRTNENDNRNLMKEYEHLLLEVHELQKNRAQLETIENAEMRAHAHNQLAQHQKMVNDRLQLCTGKRLALVDGFRKTILITDEVQNKVLNKYLSQWKINQGFAGNGASMMSASNLDTIQAWCESLAEIIWSTKDQIRLAIKNKSKLHVEQEDVPDLLPQAMVDVTNLLKMLITNTFIIEKQPPQVMKTNTRFAATVRLLVGNTLNIKMVNPQVKVSIISEAQAQQTQQTNKASEQSCGEIMNNIGNLEYNETTKQLSVSFRNMQLKKIKRAEKKGTECVMDEKFALLFQSSFAVGHGDLVFSVWTISLPVVVIVHGNQEPQSWATITWDNAFADINRIPFQVPDKVIWNQLAEALNMKFRASTGRSLTAENMHFLCEKAFKTNLPFPVPNDLTIMWSQFCKEPIPDRSFTFWDWFYAAMKVTREHLRGPWMDGSIIGFIHKSKAEDYLLKCPRGTFLLRFSDSELGGITIAWVNEGNDGQPQILHIQPFTAKDFSTRSLSDRIRDFDDLFYLYPNKPKHEAFDRYTTPAGPPRNKNYIASEVRAVLMPGPTNNQMNSFPNTPSYNIQSPDASRDTPSTGYSVSGRASNASASCGLQHRYVSSFEPYVQSDGIAQSVLAAGTGATLSGLVRPPPALSVLSTSSNCSSSTTTTAGGHYQQHQGLMEQHHHHHLHNHISNHHSPAPGSQNHAYLPQQQFDDATASLSECGGHDGTTELRSLPSMPGAFSFTGRPFADSGNSSERPNLPVEHQPKGPSVQLPQLSAGHTNSTVAAAVPAAITTTISSSSSSRRVDSGGDGISCASSRTTSLSSASTAMEQQLSGLEDLSSWLDLNNNASWS; encoded by the exons ATGTCACTGTGGGCCCGGGTGAACCAGCTGCCGCAGCCGATCCTGGAGCAGATACGCTTCATCTACGGCAGCAACTTTCCGATCGAGGTGCGGCACTACCTGGCAGACTGGATCGAGGAACGATTGCT CAACGCGCCGGTGTACACGAACGACCAGGAGGCGGTGTACGAGCAGGATGCGGCCAACTTTCTCAACCAGCTCATCATGGAGCTGGAGCGGACGGCGATCAACCTGCCGGAGAGCAACTTCACGATCAAGATACGGCTGAACGAGTCGGCCCGGAACTTCCGCCAGCTGTTCTCGCACAATCCGGCCCAGCTGTACCAGCACCTGATGAACTGTCTGCACCGGGAGCGCCAGTGCGTCGCCTACCCGGACGAGTGCGTGAACGTGCAGGACCCGGAGGTGACGGAGGTGTTCAACGCGGTCCAGCAGCTGCAGATCATGGTGCGCACGAACGAGAACGACAACCGGAACCTGATGAAGGAGTACGAGCATCTGCTGCTGGAGGTGCACGAGCTGCAGAAAAACCGGGCCCAGCTGGAGACGATCGAGAACGCGGAGATGCGGGCGCACGCGCACAACCAGCTCGCCCAGCACCAGAAGATGGTGAACGATCGGCTGCAGCTGTGCACCGGGAAGCGGCTCGCGCTGGTCGACGGCTTCCGCAAGACGATCCTCATCACGGACGAGGTGCAGAACAAGGTGCTGAACAAGTATCTGTCGCAGTGGAAGATTAACCAGGGCTTTGCCGGCAACGGGGCGTCGATGATGAGCGCCAGCAACCTCGACACGATACAGGCGTGGTGCGAAAGCCTGGCCGAGATCATCTGGAGCACCAAGGATCAGATCCGGCTGGCGATCAAGAACAAGTCGAAGCTGCACGTCGAGCAGGAGGACGTGCCGGACCTGCTGCCGCAGGCGATGGTCGACGTGACCAACCTGCTGAAGATGCTCATTACCAACACGTTCATCATCGAGAAGCAGCCGCCGCAGGTGATGAAGACGAACACGCGGTTCGCCGCGACGGTCCGGCTGCTCGTCGGCAACACGCTCAACATCAAGATGGTCAACCCGCAAGTGAAGGTGTCCATCATTTCCG AGGCACAGGCACAGCAGACGCAACAGACCAACAAAGCTTCCGAGCAGTCGTGCGGCGAAATCATGAACAACATCGGCAATCTGGAGTACAACGAAACGACCAAGCAGCTGTCAGTGAGCTTCAG AAACATGCAGTTGAAGAAGATCAAGCGCGCAGAGAAGAAGGGCACCGAGTGTGTGATGGATGAAAAGTTTGCGCTCCTGTTTCAGTCCAGCTTTGCCGTCGGCCATGGCGATCTCGTCTTTTCG GTATGGACCATCTCCCTGCCCGTGGTCGTGATCGTGCACGGCAACCAGGAGCCACAGTCGTGGGCCACCATCACCTGGGACAATGCGTTCGCGGACATCAACCGGATCCCGTTCCAGGTGCCGGACAAGGTGATCTGGAACCAGCTGGCCGAGGCGCTCAACATGAAGTTCCGCGCGTCGACCGGACGTTCGCTCACGGCAGAGAATATGCACTTCCTGTGCGAGAAGGCGTTCAAAACGAACCTGCCGTTCCCGGTGCCGAACGATCTGACCATCATGTGGTCGCAGTTCTGCAAGGAGCCGATCCCGGACCGCTCGTTCACGTTCTGGGACTGGTTCTACGCGGCGATGAAGGTGACGCGCGAGCATCTGCGCGGCCCGTGGATGGACGGCAGCATTATCGGCTTCATACACAAGTCCAAGGCCGAGGACTATCTGCTCAAGTGCCCGCGCGGTACCTTTCTGTTGCGCTTCTCCGACAGCGAGCTCG GTGGCATTACCATCGCCTGGGTAAACGAGGGCAACGACGGGCAGCCCCAGATACTGCACATTCAGCCGTTCACGGCCAAAGACTTCTCCACCCGGTCGCTGTCCGACCGCATCCGCGACTTTGACGATCTCTTCTACCTGTACCCGAACAAGCCGAAGCACGAAGCGTTCGACCGGTACACGACGCCGGCCGGGCCGCCGCGCAACAAAAACTACATCGCGTCCGAGGTGCGGGCGGTACTGATGCCCGGCCCGACCAACAACCAGATGAACAGCTTCCCGAACACCCCGTCCTACAACATCCAGTCGCCGGATGCGTCCCGCGATACGCCCTCGACCGG ATATTCGGTGAGTGGACGAGCGAGCAACGCCTCGGCGTCCTGCGGCCTGCAGCACCGGTACGTGTCGAGCTTCGAGCCGTACGTGCAGTCGGACGGCATCGCGCAGTCCGTGCTGGCGGCCGGGACCGGGGCGACACTGTCCGGTTTGGTGCGGCCCCCGCCCGCCCTGAGCGTGCTGTCGACCAGCAGCaactgtagcagcagcaccaccaccaccgccggcggccactaccagcagcaccaagGGCTGATggagcagcaccaccaccaccatcttcACAATcatatttcgaaccaccacaGTCCAGCACCGGGCAGTCAGAACCACGCCTACCTGCCACAGCAGCAGTTTGACGACGCGACGGCGTCGCTCAGTGAGTGTGGCGGTCACGATGGCACCACCGAGCTACGGTCGCTACCGTCCATGCCGGGCGCCTTCTCCTTTACCGGCCGACCCTTCGCAGACAGCGGGAACAGCAGCGAGCGACCGAATCTGCCAGTAGAGCATCAGCCGAAAGGACCGAGCGTCCAACTGCCGCAACTGTCCGCGGGTCACACAAACAGTACGGTGGCGGCAGCGGTGCCGGCGGCCATCACCAccacgatcagcagcagcagtagtagccgAAGAGTGGACAGTGGAGGTGACGGTATCTCCTGCGCATCCTCCCGCACGACCTCGCTCTCGTCCGCCTCGACCGCGATGGAGCAGCAGCTGTCCGGTTTGGAGGATCTCAGCAGCTGGCTCGATTTGAACAACAACGCCAGCTGGTCATGA
- the LOC120958964 gene encoding signal transducer and transcription activator isoform X2: protein MSLWARVNQLPQPILEQIRFIYGSNFPIEVRHYLADWIEERLLNAPVYTNDQEAVYEQDAANFLNQLIMELERTAINLPESNFTIKIRLNESARNFRQLFSHNPAQLYQHLMNCLHRERQCVAYPDECVNVQDPEVTEVFNAVQQLQIMVRTNENDNRNLMKEYEHLLLEVHELQKNRAQLETIENAEMRAHAHNQLAQHQKMVNDRLQLCTGKRLALVDGFRKTILITDEVQNKVLNKYLSQWKINQGFAGNGASMMSASNLDTIQAWCESLAEIIWSTKDQIRLAIKNKSKLHVEQEDVPDLLPQAMVDVTNLLKMLITNTFIIEKQPPQVMKTNTRFAATVRLLVGNTLNIKMVNPQVKVSIISEAQAQQTQQTNKASEQSCGEIMNNIGNLEYNETTKQLSVSFRNMQLKKIKRAEKKGTECVMDEKFALLFQSSFAVGHGDLVFSVWTISLPVVVIVHGNQEPQSWATITWDNAFADINRIPFQVPDKVIWNQLAEALNMKFRASTGRSLTAENMHFLCEKAFKTNLPFPVPNDLTIMWSQFCKEPIPDRSFTFWDWFYAAMKVTREHLRGPWMDGSIIGFIHKSKAEDYLLKCPRGTFLLRFSDSELGGITIAWVNEGNDGQPQILHIQPFTAKDFSTRSLSDRIRDFDDLFYLYPNKPKHEAFDRYTTPAGPPRNKNYIASEVRAVLMPGPTNNQMNSFPNTPSYNIQSPDASRDTPSTGMRAYHCYGQTNYGQVPDFELENIGMFSSQYH from the exons ATGTCACTGTGGGCCCGGGTGAACCAGCTGCCGCAGCCGATCCTGGAGCAGATACGCTTCATCTACGGCAGCAACTTTCCGATCGAGGTGCGGCACTACCTGGCAGACTGGATCGAGGAACGATTGCT CAACGCGCCGGTGTACACGAACGACCAGGAGGCGGTGTACGAGCAGGATGCGGCCAACTTTCTCAACCAGCTCATCATGGAGCTGGAGCGGACGGCGATCAACCTGCCGGAGAGCAACTTCACGATCAAGATACGGCTGAACGAGTCGGCCCGGAACTTCCGCCAGCTGTTCTCGCACAATCCGGCCCAGCTGTACCAGCACCTGATGAACTGTCTGCACCGGGAGCGCCAGTGCGTCGCCTACCCGGACGAGTGCGTGAACGTGCAGGACCCGGAGGTGACGGAGGTGTTCAACGCGGTCCAGCAGCTGCAGATCATGGTGCGCACGAACGAGAACGACAACCGGAACCTGATGAAGGAGTACGAGCATCTGCTGCTGGAGGTGCACGAGCTGCAGAAAAACCGGGCCCAGCTGGAGACGATCGAGAACGCGGAGATGCGGGCGCACGCGCACAACCAGCTCGCCCAGCACCAGAAGATGGTGAACGATCGGCTGCAGCTGTGCACCGGGAAGCGGCTCGCGCTGGTCGACGGCTTCCGCAAGACGATCCTCATCACGGACGAGGTGCAGAACAAGGTGCTGAACAAGTATCTGTCGCAGTGGAAGATTAACCAGGGCTTTGCCGGCAACGGGGCGTCGATGATGAGCGCCAGCAACCTCGACACGATACAGGCGTGGTGCGAAAGCCTGGCCGAGATCATCTGGAGCACCAAGGATCAGATCCGGCTGGCGATCAAGAACAAGTCGAAGCTGCACGTCGAGCAGGAGGACGTGCCGGACCTGCTGCCGCAGGCGATGGTCGACGTGACCAACCTGCTGAAGATGCTCATTACCAACACGTTCATCATCGAGAAGCAGCCGCCGCAGGTGATGAAGACGAACACGCGGTTCGCCGCGACGGTCCGGCTGCTCGTCGGCAACACGCTCAACATCAAGATGGTCAACCCGCAAGTGAAGGTGTCCATCATTTCCG AGGCACAGGCACAGCAGACGCAACAGACCAACAAAGCTTCCGAGCAGTCGTGCGGCGAAATCATGAACAACATCGGCAATCTGGAGTACAACGAAACGACCAAGCAGCTGTCAGTGAGCTTCAG AAACATGCAGTTGAAGAAGATCAAGCGCGCAGAGAAGAAGGGCACCGAGTGTGTGATGGATGAAAAGTTTGCGCTCCTGTTTCAGTCCAGCTTTGCCGTCGGCCATGGCGATCTCGTCTTTTCG GTATGGACCATCTCCCTGCCCGTGGTCGTGATCGTGCACGGCAACCAGGAGCCACAGTCGTGGGCCACCATCACCTGGGACAATGCGTTCGCGGACATCAACCGGATCCCGTTCCAGGTGCCGGACAAGGTGATCTGGAACCAGCTGGCCGAGGCGCTCAACATGAAGTTCCGCGCGTCGACCGGACGTTCGCTCACGGCAGAGAATATGCACTTCCTGTGCGAGAAGGCGTTCAAAACGAACCTGCCGTTCCCGGTGCCGAACGATCTGACCATCATGTGGTCGCAGTTCTGCAAGGAGCCGATCCCGGACCGCTCGTTCACGTTCTGGGACTGGTTCTACGCGGCGATGAAGGTGACGCGCGAGCATCTGCGCGGCCCGTGGATGGACGGCAGCATTATCGGCTTCATACACAAGTCCAAGGCCGAGGACTATCTGCTCAAGTGCCCGCGCGGTACCTTTCTGTTGCGCTTCTCCGACAGCGAGCTCG GTGGCATTACCATCGCCTGGGTAAACGAGGGCAACGACGGGCAGCCCCAGATACTGCACATTCAGCCGTTCACGGCCAAAGACTTCTCCACCCGGTCGCTGTCCGACCGCATCCGCGACTTTGACGATCTCTTCTACCTGTACCCGAACAAGCCGAAGCACGAAGCGTTCGACCGGTACACGACGCCGGCCGGGCCGCCGCGCAACAAAAACTACATCGCGTCCGAGGTGCGGGCGGTACTGATGCCCGGCCCGACCAACAACCAGATGAACAGCTTCCCGAACACCCCGTCCTACAACATCCAGTCGCCGGATGCGTCCCGCGATACGCCCTCGACCGG CATGAGAGCATATCATTG CTACGGTCAGACAAACTACGGTCAGGTGCCCGATTTCGAGCTCGAGAACATTGGCATGTTTTCATCGCAGTACCACTAA
- the LOC120958964 gene encoding signal transducer and transcription activator isoform X4: MSLWARVNQLPQPILEQIRFIYGSNFPIEVRHYLADWIEERLLNAPVYTNDQEAVYEQDAANFLNQLIMELERTAINLPESNFTIKIRLNESARNFRQLFSHNPAQLYQHLMNCLHRERQCVAYPDECVNVQDPEVTEVFNAVQQLQIMVRTNENDNRNLMKEYEHLLLEVHELQKNRAQLETIENAEMRAHAHNQLAQHQKMVNDRLQLCTGKRLALVDGFRKTILITDEVQNKVLNKYLSQWKINQGFAGNGASMMSASNLDTIQAWCESLAEIIWSTKDQIRLAIKNKSKLHVEQEDVPDLLPQAMVDVTNLLKMLITNTFIIEKQPPQVMKTNTRFAATVRLLVGNTLNIKMVNPQVKVSIISEAQAQQTQQTNKASEQSCGEIMNNIGNLEYNETTKQLSVSFRNMQLKKIKRAEKKGTECVMDEKFALLFQSSFAVGHGDLVFSVWTISLPVVVIVHGNQEPQSWATITWDNAFADINRIPFQVPDKVIWNQLAEALNMKFRASTGRSLTAENMHFLCEKAFKTNLPFPVPNDLTIMWSQFCKEPIPDRSFTFWDWFYAAMKVTREHLRGPWMDGSIIGFIHKSKAEDYLLKCPRGTFLLRFSDSELGGITIAWVNEGNDGQPQILHIQPFTAKDFSTRSLSDRIRDFDDLFYLYPNKPKHEAFDRYTTPAGPPRNKNYIASEVRAVLMPGPTNNQMNSFPNTPSYNIQSPDASRDTPSTGYQNSTIMHL; this comes from the exons ATGTCACTGTGGGCCCGGGTGAACCAGCTGCCGCAGCCGATCCTGGAGCAGATACGCTTCATCTACGGCAGCAACTTTCCGATCGAGGTGCGGCACTACCTGGCAGACTGGATCGAGGAACGATTGCT CAACGCGCCGGTGTACACGAACGACCAGGAGGCGGTGTACGAGCAGGATGCGGCCAACTTTCTCAACCAGCTCATCATGGAGCTGGAGCGGACGGCGATCAACCTGCCGGAGAGCAACTTCACGATCAAGATACGGCTGAACGAGTCGGCCCGGAACTTCCGCCAGCTGTTCTCGCACAATCCGGCCCAGCTGTACCAGCACCTGATGAACTGTCTGCACCGGGAGCGCCAGTGCGTCGCCTACCCGGACGAGTGCGTGAACGTGCAGGACCCGGAGGTGACGGAGGTGTTCAACGCGGTCCAGCAGCTGCAGATCATGGTGCGCACGAACGAGAACGACAACCGGAACCTGATGAAGGAGTACGAGCATCTGCTGCTGGAGGTGCACGAGCTGCAGAAAAACCGGGCCCAGCTGGAGACGATCGAGAACGCGGAGATGCGGGCGCACGCGCACAACCAGCTCGCCCAGCACCAGAAGATGGTGAACGATCGGCTGCAGCTGTGCACCGGGAAGCGGCTCGCGCTGGTCGACGGCTTCCGCAAGACGATCCTCATCACGGACGAGGTGCAGAACAAGGTGCTGAACAAGTATCTGTCGCAGTGGAAGATTAACCAGGGCTTTGCCGGCAACGGGGCGTCGATGATGAGCGCCAGCAACCTCGACACGATACAGGCGTGGTGCGAAAGCCTGGCCGAGATCATCTGGAGCACCAAGGATCAGATCCGGCTGGCGATCAAGAACAAGTCGAAGCTGCACGTCGAGCAGGAGGACGTGCCGGACCTGCTGCCGCAGGCGATGGTCGACGTGACCAACCTGCTGAAGATGCTCATTACCAACACGTTCATCATCGAGAAGCAGCCGCCGCAGGTGATGAAGACGAACACGCGGTTCGCCGCGACGGTCCGGCTGCTCGTCGGCAACACGCTCAACATCAAGATGGTCAACCCGCAAGTGAAGGTGTCCATCATTTCCG AGGCACAGGCACAGCAGACGCAACAGACCAACAAAGCTTCCGAGCAGTCGTGCGGCGAAATCATGAACAACATCGGCAATCTGGAGTACAACGAAACGACCAAGCAGCTGTCAGTGAGCTTCAG AAACATGCAGTTGAAGAAGATCAAGCGCGCAGAGAAGAAGGGCACCGAGTGTGTGATGGATGAAAAGTTTGCGCTCCTGTTTCAGTCCAGCTTTGCCGTCGGCCATGGCGATCTCGTCTTTTCG GTATGGACCATCTCCCTGCCCGTGGTCGTGATCGTGCACGGCAACCAGGAGCCACAGTCGTGGGCCACCATCACCTGGGACAATGCGTTCGCGGACATCAACCGGATCCCGTTCCAGGTGCCGGACAAGGTGATCTGGAACCAGCTGGCCGAGGCGCTCAACATGAAGTTCCGCGCGTCGACCGGACGTTCGCTCACGGCAGAGAATATGCACTTCCTGTGCGAGAAGGCGTTCAAAACGAACCTGCCGTTCCCGGTGCCGAACGATCTGACCATCATGTGGTCGCAGTTCTGCAAGGAGCCGATCCCGGACCGCTCGTTCACGTTCTGGGACTGGTTCTACGCGGCGATGAAGGTGACGCGCGAGCATCTGCGCGGCCCGTGGATGGACGGCAGCATTATCGGCTTCATACACAAGTCCAAGGCCGAGGACTATCTGCTCAAGTGCCCGCGCGGTACCTTTCTGTTGCGCTTCTCCGACAGCGAGCTCG GTGGCATTACCATCGCCTGGGTAAACGAGGGCAACGACGGGCAGCCCCAGATACTGCACATTCAGCCGTTCACGGCCAAAGACTTCTCCACCCGGTCGCTGTCCGACCGCATCCGCGACTTTGACGATCTCTTCTACCTGTACCCGAACAAGCCGAAGCACGAAGCGTTCGACCGGTACACGACGCCGGCCGGGCCGCCGCGCAACAAAAACTACATCGCGTCCGAGGTGCGGGCGGTACTGATGCCCGGCCCGACCAACAACCAGATGAACAGCTTCCCGAACACCCCGTCCTACAACATCCAGTCGCCGGATGCGTCCCGCGATACGCCCTCGACCGG CTATCAGAACAGTACGATTATGCACCTTTAG
- the LOC120958964 gene encoding signal transducer and transcription activator isoform X3, producing MSLWARVNQLPQPILEQIRFIYGSNFPIEVRHYLADWIEERLLNAPVYTNDQEAVYEQDAANFLNQLIMELERTAINLPESNFTIKIRLNESARNFRQLFSHNPAQLYQHLMNCLHRERQCVAYPDECVNVQDPEVTEVFNAVQQLQIMVRTNENDNRNLMKEYEHLLLEVHELQKNRAQLETIENAEMRAHAHNQLAQHQKMVNDRLQLCTGKRLALVDGFRKTILITDEVQNKVLNKYLSQWKINQGFAGNGASMMSASNLDTIQAWCESLAEIIWSTKDQIRLAIKNKSKLHVEQEDVPDLLPQAMVDVTNLLKMLITNTFIIEKQPPQVMKTNTRFAATVRLLVGNTLNIKMVNPQVKVSIISEAQAQQTQQTNKASEQSCGEIMNNIGNLEYNETTKQLSVSFRNMQLKKIKRAEKKGTECVMDEKFALLFQSSFAVGHGDLVFSVWTISLPVVVIVHGNQEPQSWATITWDNAFADINRIPFQVPDKVIWNQLAEALNMKFRASTGRSLTAENMHFLCEKAFKTNLPFPVPNDLTIMWSQFCKEPIPDRSFTFWDWFYAAMKVTREHLRGPWMDGSIIGFIHKSKAEDYLLKCPRGTFLLRFSDSELGGITIAWVNEGNDGQPQILHIQPFTAKDFSTRSLSDRIRDFDDLFYLYPNKPKHEAFDRYTTPAGPPRNKNYIASEVRAVLMPGPTNNQMNSFPNTPSYNIQSPDASRDTPSTGYGQTNYGQVPDFELENIGMFSSQYH from the exons ATGTCACTGTGGGCCCGGGTGAACCAGCTGCCGCAGCCGATCCTGGAGCAGATACGCTTCATCTACGGCAGCAACTTTCCGATCGAGGTGCGGCACTACCTGGCAGACTGGATCGAGGAACGATTGCT CAACGCGCCGGTGTACACGAACGACCAGGAGGCGGTGTACGAGCAGGATGCGGCCAACTTTCTCAACCAGCTCATCATGGAGCTGGAGCGGACGGCGATCAACCTGCCGGAGAGCAACTTCACGATCAAGATACGGCTGAACGAGTCGGCCCGGAACTTCCGCCAGCTGTTCTCGCACAATCCGGCCCAGCTGTACCAGCACCTGATGAACTGTCTGCACCGGGAGCGCCAGTGCGTCGCCTACCCGGACGAGTGCGTGAACGTGCAGGACCCGGAGGTGACGGAGGTGTTCAACGCGGTCCAGCAGCTGCAGATCATGGTGCGCACGAACGAGAACGACAACCGGAACCTGATGAAGGAGTACGAGCATCTGCTGCTGGAGGTGCACGAGCTGCAGAAAAACCGGGCCCAGCTGGAGACGATCGAGAACGCGGAGATGCGGGCGCACGCGCACAACCAGCTCGCCCAGCACCAGAAGATGGTGAACGATCGGCTGCAGCTGTGCACCGGGAAGCGGCTCGCGCTGGTCGACGGCTTCCGCAAGACGATCCTCATCACGGACGAGGTGCAGAACAAGGTGCTGAACAAGTATCTGTCGCAGTGGAAGATTAACCAGGGCTTTGCCGGCAACGGGGCGTCGATGATGAGCGCCAGCAACCTCGACACGATACAGGCGTGGTGCGAAAGCCTGGCCGAGATCATCTGGAGCACCAAGGATCAGATCCGGCTGGCGATCAAGAACAAGTCGAAGCTGCACGTCGAGCAGGAGGACGTGCCGGACCTGCTGCCGCAGGCGATGGTCGACGTGACCAACCTGCTGAAGATGCTCATTACCAACACGTTCATCATCGAGAAGCAGCCGCCGCAGGTGATGAAGACGAACACGCGGTTCGCCGCGACGGTCCGGCTGCTCGTCGGCAACACGCTCAACATCAAGATGGTCAACCCGCAAGTGAAGGTGTCCATCATTTCCG AGGCACAGGCACAGCAGACGCAACAGACCAACAAAGCTTCCGAGCAGTCGTGCGGCGAAATCATGAACAACATCGGCAATCTGGAGTACAACGAAACGACCAAGCAGCTGTCAGTGAGCTTCAG AAACATGCAGTTGAAGAAGATCAAGCGCGCAGAGAAGAAGGGCACCGAGTGTGTGATGGATGAAAAGTTTGCGCTCCTGTTTCAGTCCAGCTTTGCCGTCGGCCATGGCGATCTCGTCTTTTCG GTATGGACCATCTCCCTGCCCGTGGTCGTGATCGTGCACGGCAACCAGGAGCCACAGTCGTGGGCCACCATCACCTGGGACAATGCGTTCGCGGACATCAACCGGATCCCGTTCCAGGTGCCGGACAAGGTGATCTGGAACCAGCTGGCCGAGGCGCTCAACATGAAGTTCCGCGCGTCGACCGGACGTTCGCTCACGGCAGAGAATATGCACTTCCTGTGCGAGAAGGCGTTCAAAACGAACCTGCCGTTCCCGGTGCCGAACGATCTGACCATCATGTGGTCGCAGTTCTGCAAGGAGCCGATCCCGGACCGCTCGTTCACGTTCTGGGACTGGTTCTACGCGGCGATGAAGGTGACGCGCGAGCATCTGCGCGGCCCGTGGATGGACGGCAGCATTATCGGCTTCATACACAAGTCCAAGGCCGAGGACTATCTGCTCAAGTGCCCGCGCGGTACCTTTCTGTTGCGCTTCTCCGACAGCGAGCTCG GTGGCATTACCATCGCCTGGGTAAACGAGGGCAACGACGGGCAGCCCCAGATACTGCACATTCAGCCGTTCACGGCCAAAGACTTCTCCACCCGGTCGCTGTCCGACCGCATCCGCGACTTTGACGATCTCTTCTACCTGTACCCGAACAAGCCGAAGCACGAAGCGTTCGACCGGTACACGACGCCGGCCGGGCCGCCGCGCAACAAAAACTACATCGCGTCCGAGGTGCGGGCGGTACTGATGCCCGGCCCGACCAACAACCAGATGAACAGCTTCCCGAACACCCCGTCCTACAACATCCAGTCGCCGGATGCGTCCCGCGATACGCCCTCGACCGG CTACGGTCAGACAAACTACGGTCAGGTGCCCGATTTCGAGCTCGAGAACATTGGCATGTTTTCATCGCAGTACCACTAA